Below is a genomic region from Drosophila albomicans strain 15112-1751.03 chromosome 2R, ASM965048v2, whole genome shotgun sequence.
AATAATAGTTATACGTGCTATCGACAAATTTCTGTGCTTCCCAATTACAATTACTGAGTATCTTCTTTTTAACAATCCCCTTGACTTCAGGTTTCTCTGAGATTATTGGATGCTTCTTGGCACTGCACTTTGCACTGAAACACAGCAAATGGAAGTGGCAATGGGCTGGCAGCTTCAATATACTCGCCGGCATGCTTGGTTGTCTGGGATGGCTCTTCACTGGCGCCGACACAAGTAAGTTTTCCGAATCTGCCaagttcaattcaattccTGCTAATCTTAATTTTTCGTTTTACAGTGGATGCTGATTTAAAGGTGTCGCTGTGGATGATTATTGCCACCATACCAAAGGCTGGTGTCTCCTGTGCCCAGTCAATGCTCTTGGCCTGCATGAACGAACTAGTGCCCGCCAATAAGAAGCAACTCTTTGTTTTCTCCGTGGTCACCTGGGCACGTGTCTGGCTGTTGTCGGCACCATTCTTCAATGTGCTCAAAAAGATCGACACCGCCTTGTCATTGACCTCTTACTGTGTATTCAGCATACTTGGAGGCATCTGCACGTGTTTGCTGCTCACGCCCCGAACCAGCTCAGCTCCAGTGGTTGTGCCCCAATTGGAGCAGCAGGACAAGAAGGAGCAGTCGCCATTGCATACGCCAGTTTGGACTATTGAGTCCGATGTGAATAACACACGCCTATAGGGGTTAAGATCAggagttgcaacttgcaaattagctaataaaattcaattttctgtGATTTGCACAAAATCTCAACAGtcgtttattaaaattctgaCTACAACATAAGCACATAGGCAATCAacatataaaagaaaagatgCGCGAAGACCCAAAACCAATAGACTCTAGAATATtccaatattatatatgagaAGCCACTTTAAATCCATGATAAAACTCACCTTGTCACATGCATTTTATTCGCATTAATTGTCGACTTTTCACGATGTAGATATTTATTAATGCCAATCATATGGCGCCGTACGTAGTCATCATAGTTCAGTTCATCCAGATTCCAATAAAGCATGGGAAATGTGCCATTCTCAATCAGATCCTTGAAGTAATATCTACTGCGATTCTTAAAGATCCATTCATTGAGCGAAAAGAAGCTCCCTGCAATGGAATTAACTTAATCAATCCAATGATTAATTTTAACATCTCGCAATTCCTACCCGCCAAACAGGCTTGTCGAAATTTGCTGGCAATCGGAGTAACAAgtcgcttcttcttcttcaataCCAGAGTGGAAAGGTCCATCAGGATAGCGGGCACAAAGTGCAGCAACCACACTGCAACTTCATGCTTGAGAGCACTGCGACGATACTTGAAGTTGGGAAACATGATCATGCGTTTGGTGGGATAAATGCGTGACCATTTCATGGTGAGTTGACCCAATCTCTGCCAGCTGATGGGATTCGTAACACCCGAAGTGGCATTGCAAATGCTGATGCTGCACCAAAAGATAAAAATCGagaaaaatacatttcgtATTAATAGTTTTACCCACCTGCCCAGCTGAGCTTTGTGCACCATCATGATCATGGCATTGACTACAAAATCCACAGGGATAATATCGCAGATAAGATTCTTATCGCCCAATATGCTGCTAATTCCGCCCTTGCCAATTTCCATCATAATCCCACTGATTGCCTGAATATTATCAATCCATCCCGGATACGGTTCCTTGTACGCAGCCGTCACAATCGAAGGACGAACAATAACAATGGGTATTAGGTCCTTGTAGGAGTTGACGATCTGCTCGGCTATTGACTTAGTGAAGGTGTAAGTATTCACATGCGGTCCCTTTATATAGTCAGCCATTCTATTGAGATACTCGTCGGGTATCTTCTTGGTGCAGGTGAGGAACTGCAGCCAATCCACTGGCGGCAGTGTTGGATAGATCCGCTCATCAACATACTTGCGTCCCGGATTGCAGTAAGCGGTGGAAACATAGAGAAAGCTCTGTAAAATATAATCACAAGATTATAAGATTCATTTTTTTCGTCGTATTTGTAAGCAATGACATAAGTTAAAGTTAATGTTAGAGTCGAGGATAAACTCACTTAAttctaatttttataattctatTCCAAGTGTTCATAGCACTAAATTTTTACAATACTAAGCTTATGTTCCTCAACgaatattttacataattaacataatagcgattttattattcataaaaatacaataatctTACCAATATCCAATTTAAATCTAACTCATATatcaaaaatagttaaaaaataatgcatggttgcaaaatatttttcattttgaaaataagtattgaatattaatgaattCTTCACTAATGGTAAAACTGATATAAAAATTACGCAGCTAAGCCTTCTtactaaaaacataaaatgtgtTATCATTAAGTTGTCACCTATCATGAAACTAAGATAGGTACAAGTAAAAATGGCTCCCTCAGAGAAAGTTCccttaatcaaattaaatcatttataaCTCGCTTTAACATCGTTATTTACACACTTTTGTTTGCAAGTTATTTACTACAAAAGTCTGCTTGCCAGTTGTGCTGATGCGATAAATCAATGTTTAAGATTGATAATTACCTTCAATTGTGGCATCTCCTTGCACATCTCGAGCAGATTGTAGGTGGCAACTGAATTGACACGTGCTGCTACCTTTAGACACTCATTAAATCGCACCTGTGGGCGTtgattatttgtatatataaaatggcACTGAGTGGGTGGATGGTGGGtgtatatatcaaatttcaaCTTACTGTCGCCGCGCTGTGGAAAATAATGTTCACCTGGGCGCAGAGCTCAAGTCTGTCGAGCTCATTTAAACCTGTTGGTATTGATTTAATGACTCTGAAGTGATTTTCACTCATTTTCAATCGTCTTACCAAAGTTGTCATCTTCAATGTTGCCAGGAAAAAAGGCGATTTTCTTGAGGCGTTCGGGATACGAACTGCGCAATCGTTCAAAGATCCCATTTTGCAAAAAGTTCTGGAAACGCTGCTCGGCGGTAATGCCGCCTTTGGGTCGAATGAGCATATAGATACGTTTGATTTGTGGAAAACTCCAGAGCAACTTCTCCAGCAAGGCCTTTCCCACAAATCCCGTGGCACCTGTATTCAAAAATACGCAATAATAATGGAGCTACTCTCAAGTGTAAGATTACCTGTTATAAAGACGATTGCCTCTCGGTAGAGATCCATTTTTGGTTCCATACTAACGATCTCCATACTTTGGCACATGTGTTCACTTTGGTAGCATAAATGCAACTGAGTTGCCATTGCATTTCTCCCAGCATCAactgcaagtgcaagtgcgaTTCACaagtgtttatttttcttctgcAAAGAAAGTGAAAAGCTTACCCAGTGACGTTAAGTCCTACAAAAACACGTTTTAGTCACAAGTTGGCCGTTTGCAGCTCTTGGTTCAAGCTGGACTTGAATTGGCACTTACACACTGCGACGTAAACAACATTCACGTAACTCTTTCGCTATAGATTACGCAATAATACTAAGACATTTGATCCAAATGAATTACTTAAACAAATTAGACAATTGAAACTACCCTAAACGTATTACAATTatcataaaacattttaattaaaaatttaaaacaattatgcatattacttattattatcaCATTATTTACGAGTTAATTGTTATCCGAAATGCAGTTTTTTAAACGTTTTGTTTGAAGACGGAAAGGTTAGCGgttatttatttgtgagtTTGTAACTGCAACCCGATTTTTACATGTTACGCCGACAGATGGCGCCATTCAAAAGTACTTTTTGGTTTGCGTCTCGGCTCACCCGCTAACCAGTCGTTAAGCgggtaaataaattaaataaaattgttgtgcaACTGTTTCAGAACAAGTCAATGCCTTTAATGGAAAATCtgttagaaataaaaaatccaCTCGCTTATTGACACAATTGTTTACGAACTTTCGATGTGTGACTTCGTTGGCGGACAGGTGGACAATTGAAATTGCCTGATTAATTTCAGTGACAATTTGATTAGCGACGATATCGTTGACTAGCACCAATTGAAACCTCTCGCTTCGATTACCATGTTGTTCAGCTGCTGACGCAAGCCTCTAGCGAAGTCGCAGTTATGCTGGAGGGTCGAAACCAGCAAGACGTCGCTACTAAATTCCGAATGCAAATGTAAGCCAGGTGACCGATGATGACTGAAATCTACCCCGTTCATGGCGACAATCCCAAGTCGCGTCGTTCGTCGCCACATCCCGATGCCTTGGCTCAGATATCCTACATACACGGTGGCCAGGATACGGAATGCAGGGAGCAGACAAATCAAGGCGAGCCCGACGACATTATCGCACAGATTCTTggaaaatttggtatatggcAACTGCGCTCCGTGCTGATCATCTTCCTCTGCAAAATTCCCGCCGCGTGGTTTATGGCCTGCATCATCTTCACGGCACCGGACATCTATCCCAACGAGGAGTTCAGCTGCGATACCAGCGCCTATGGCGCCATGGATAACTGCAGCGTCAGTGAAGATCAATGTTCCGTGTTGGTATCCTACGGTGATGGCAACTATGCGGTGCGACAATGCCAACAGTTCCACTATGCCCAAAGCTTTCACTCGCTGATCATGGAATTCGACCTGGTCTGTTTGTGTGACATATTTGTGGCCTGGTCGCAGTACTGGCATCTCTTTGGCATGTTTGTCGGCGGCGTGGTTGCCACGCGTCTGATGCGGGTCGTCAGTCCACGGCGTGTCTACATCTCTGGCATCTGggctctgctctgctgtggTGTGGCAACTGGTCTAGTCAATGATTTCAGTTTGCACTGCTCGTTTCGTTGCCTGTCGGCTGTGTCCTGTTCCCTTATGATGACTGCTGGTCAGACCATTTGTAGGTACTCCACTGGTTGATCTCTGTCTTTCTGTTTCTCACATCTGTCTACTTTGATCTTTCAGTTACGGACATTACATCGGGTAAGTATCGTCAGGGCGTGCTGCTGCTTTATGAAACTTTCTGGTCCCTTGGCATCATCGTACTTCCTGCGATTGCTGTTGGTGCTCACAGTTGGCGGCAGATTTATATTGGGATTACGTCGCTGCCTTTTATCATAGTCTTGCTGCTGCCCTGGTTACCAGACTCGCCACGCTGGCAGCTCCAGCGATCCGTATCCCTGGATGCCGCAGTGGAGCACGTAATGAACCTACTTCATTATGCAGCCAGCATAAATGATCGCAACTCCAAGATACCTTACGACTTGGAAATACAGTTGCAACATCTGGGCGAGAAGCTCCGCGCTCAGCCGCCTCCTGCTCGTTGGCTAGAGCTATGGCATGGTCACAAACGGGCCAAGCTCCATATGCTGGCCACCCACATGGCCCTGGCCACATTCCTCATCGGTCACATGGGTCTGCTGCTCAACATACGCTCCTTTGGACGCGACTATCTGTCACCCAATACCATGGTGGTTGGTGTCTTCGAAATTCTAGGCTGCATTTTAGCCATGTACTTGACGTTTAAGCACAATGCCCACAAGTGGCAATGGGCGGGCGGCTTCTGCATTGTGGGTGGATTGCGTGGGATGCTTTTGCTGGTTCTTTACTCATGTCGAGAGTAGGTATATTGCTGCTTCTGACTTATTCCAAGCTAATGCCGTTTCTTGCAGTACCCGAAATCTATGAGATTGCTCTATGGATGTTTTTTGCCGTACTACCCAAAGCTGGCATCTCGTGTGCCCAAGCCATGATACTAACCTGCATGGGCGAGTCTTTGCCGCCCGAGAAACGTGCTCCGTTCGCTTTCTCTGTCGTCACATGGGCACGTGTTTGGCTGCTTTCCGCCTCGTTTCTCACAGTACTCAAGGAGCTCAACATCGCCCTGTCGCTGTCCACTTTCTGTGTGCTCGTCATATTGGGCGGAATCTGCACTTGTTGCCTCCGCACCCCGGTGAACAGTGAACAGGAAGCGGATAGGCAACAAGAAGAGCAATACAACGATGCTGTCAGTTTTAATACGCATTTGTAGCACGAGATAAACtagcaaattgtttataattaatagtattgtttataattagtattaataatataagtaaatacataagtttagatagaaatatattaatttttaaatgtttgtagGTAATATAAGTGTGATAAATTTTAGCCCATTTCatgtttgaaatgtttaaatacAACATAACGTTAAACAAGAGCAATACAACGATGCTGTCagttttaaaatgcatttgaagcACGTGATAatgaataagtaaataaaagtaaaatacataaatttagttagaaatatattctttttaaagaATACTAGTAGAATCCTGTTTTTACCACTTTCtaataaaagaagaagataTAAAGAAAACTAAGAAAACTCAATAAAAAACGGCAATTAATTCAGTAAACTCCTTAGAGAATTAAGAAATTTCACGGCTATTAAAGGATAATACCTCACACATAACATAGTTAAAGTACATACAACCTACCCGTTTGAGTAGTTTTCATCCGACTAGTTATTGATTTCGAGAAATTAAACACTAAACACTAACACCATCCCAGAAAGATATCCAGTGACGGACCCTTCCATAATACTAGCAAATTTGGGGGAAGCAAGGATTTTACCACAACACATTTGGAATCCGTCCTTAACCAAACGCTTATGAAAGAGGAGAACATTGAAAAACTTCTCGATAAATAACAGCAGTTACGAATTATTTTATGTaccatttaatttaacaaatgcgctttacatttttcaaatgGCGAAAGAATTTTAAGCATACAATCTTCAAAAGACAATCCCTTATTGACATTCGACAAATTATAATTCAGTTGAGTTTTTTCGCCTATGGTATTGCCCTCGGTAAAAAACGGTGATTCATAAATTTCGCTATATGAGCTAAGTTAAGTGGCGAGCTTTTCGATTTGAGCTCAAGGTTTTTAAGATCGTTACAAATTTCTGAGCTGTTTCCCAATTTGGGCTATTGTTGCTCTTGAAGATGTAAGTAATGATCTCCGATCTTCTTTGAGAGATTTGTAATGTCAGCATTTGATTTAAGAGTCTTAAAATGTCCCATTAGTGGACCTCAGACTGCGCTGATAATATTAACATCCTCTGCGTCTGTATATACCGAATATCTGAATATGCTTTAAGAGCACGACCtctcttaaaaaaattaaggCATAACTCATattcaaagtcaaaaaaagATGTCTATACTGCAAGGTGTAAAAGTATCCAAGAGTTGAGCATATACTGTGGTAGAAAACTCAaggaaaaatatgcaatatttcaataatgtgagtttaatataatattattcaataatatacatatgaacaATGACCGAAATGACTGTGCAAAagaagaattttttaattttcagaaCTTTGTAAGCAACCCCAGCAGAGAATTGATTTGTTAGTTGAGCAGATCTAGTCAGTACTCTGTCCCAAGCCAAGCTGCGAGAGCGCtgacacaaaaatataataggCATAGATATGTTAAGCTCATTGCTCTACTGGCAGTTTAGGTGTACCCGTAATTTCACCTGCTGAACGTGGCAACTCGCGGCAAATGGGAAtcgcaaatcgataaaaatgaAGCCATAAAATTGCGAGCAGCCACAACGATGGGTCGTAAAATGTTTTTTGGGGCTCGTCATTGCTGGAACAGAGCTGGTGTCGTTACGACGTtgagagcagctgctgcttgtgctCAATTTGGATGCCATGAAATCCAAGAAGTCCGCCTTTACGAATACATCGACAGGCTACGGCAGGCACAAGCACAGCGGACACGGCAAAGGTCACGGCGGGCACGGTGGGCACAAGGAGAGGACAGAAGGCAGTAAGACCAAGGGAAAAGAAGGTAAACAACCACATCTGCATGAGCACAAGGAAGAGCAGGAAAAGGACTTAAACTCCGGCTTTGGAGATTACCTTCGCACGCCGGAGGGTCTGTAAATATGCATTAATCTCAAGAAAATTATGa
It encodes:
- the LOC117575209 gene encoding LOW QUALITY PROTEIN: solute carrier family 22 member 3 (The sequence of the model RefSeq protein was modified relative to this genomic sequence to represent the inferred CDS: deleted 1 base in 1 codon), with the protein product MMTEIYPVHGDNPKSRRSSPHPDALAQISYIHGGQDTECREQTNQGEPDDIIAQILGKFGIWQLRSVLIIFLCKIPAAWFMACIIFTAPDIYPNEEFSCDTSAYGAMDNCSVSEDQCSVLVSYGDGNYAVRQCQQFHYAQSFHSLIMEFDLVCLCDIFVAWSQYWHLFGMFVGGVVATRLMRVVSPRRVYISGIWALLCCGVATGLVNDFSLHCSFRCLSAVSCSLMMTAGQTIFTDITSGKYRQGVLLLYETFWSLGIIVLPAIAVGAHSWRQIYIGITSLPFIIVLLLPWLPDSPRWQLQRSVSLDAAVEHVMNLLHYAASINDRNSKIPYDLEIQLQHLGEKLRAQPPPARWLELWHGHKRAKLHMLATHMALATFLIGHMGLLLNIRSFGRDYLSPNTMVVGVFEILGCILAMYLTFKHNAHKWQWAGGFCIVVDCVGCFCWFFTHVEIPEIYEIALWMFFAVLPKAGISCAQAMILTCMGESLPPEKRAPFAFSVVTWARVWLLSASFLTVLKELNIALSLSTFCVLVILGGICTCCLRTPVNSEQEADRQQEEQYNDAVSFNTHL
- the LOC117576299 gene encoding putative fatty acyl-CoA reductase CG5065; its protein translation is MATQLHLCYQSEHMCQSMEIVSMEPKMDLYREAIVFITGATGFVGKALLEKLLWSFPQIKRIYMLIRPKGGITAEQRFQNFLQNGIFERLRSSYPERLKKIAFFPGNIEDDNFGLNELDRLELCAQVNIIFHSAATVRFNECLKVAARVNSVATYNLLEMCKEMPQLKSFLYVSTAYCNPGRKYVDERIYPTLPPVDWLQFLTCTKKIPDEYLNRMADYIKGPHVNTYTFTKSIAEQIVNSYKDLIPIVIVRPSIVTAAYKEPYPGWIDNIQAISGIMMEIGKGGISSILGDKNLICDIIPVDFVVNAMIMMVHKAQLGSISICNATSGVTNPISWQRLGQLTMKWSRIYPTKRMIMFPNFKYRRSALKHEVAVWLLHFVPAILMDLSTLVLKKKKRLVTPIASKFRQACLAGSFFSLNEWIFKNRSRYYFKDLIENGTFPMLYWNLDELNYDDYVRRHMIGINKYLHREKSTINANKMHVTRVYWFWVFAHLFFYMLIAYVLML
- the LOC117574256 gene encoding uncharacterized protein LOC117574256, whose product is MKSKKSAFTNTSTGYGRHKHSGHGKGHGGHGGHKERTEGSKTKGKEGKQPHLHEHKEEQEKDLNSGFGDYLRTPEAFEMMKLFVFANTVMLIVTMAWPNIKEQFYMLNQWWESFRERQQQQ